One window of the Staphylococcus equorum genome contains the following:
- the murC gene encoding UDP-N-acetylmuramate--L-alanine ligase — protein sequence MTHYHFVGIKGAGMSSLAQIMHDLGNEVQGSDINNYVFTEVALQNKGIKILPFDENNIKEDMVIVQGNAFPNSHEEVVKANELKLDVIRYHDFLGHVISQYTSVAVTGAHGKTSTTGLLSHVMNGDKKTSFLIGDGTGLGIPASDYFAFEACEYRRHFLSYHPDYAIMTNIDFDHPDYFKDVEDVFSAFQEMAHNVKKAIIAWGDDDHLRKIEADVPVYYYGFSKNDDVYADNLQISENGTKFDVYIKDEYYDTFLSPQFGDHNILNGLAVITVSYLESLDINNIKEALETFGGVKRRFNETKVGKQVLVDDYAHHPREISATIETARKKYPNKEVVTVFQPHTFSRTQAFLDDFAESLNLADKTFLCEIFGSIRENTGNLTIQDLLQRIDNATLIDETTVNALEQYSDAVILFMGAGDIQKIQRAYMKEMGVTTSF from the coding sequence ATGACACATTATCATTTTGTCGGCATAAAAGGTGCCGGCATGAGTTCATTAGCACAAATAATGCATGATCTTGGAAATGAAGTACAAGGTTCAGATATAAATAATTATGTTTTTACAGAGGTGGCATTACAAAATAAAGGTATTAAAATATTACCTTTTGACGAAAATAATATAAAAGAAGACATGGTAATTGTTCAAGGTAACGCATTTCCAAATTCACACGAAGAGGTTGTTAAGGCGAATGAATTAAAACTTGATGTCATACGTTATCACGACTTTTTAGGTCATGTTATCAGTCAATATACATCTGTAGCTGTAACAGGTGCACATGGTAAAACATCTACAACCGGTTTATTGTCACACGTGATGAATGGGGATAAAAAGACATCATTTTTAATTGGAGATGGCACTGGTTTAGGTATTCCTGCAAGTGATTATTTCGCATTTGAAGCTTGTGAATACCGTAGACATTTCCTAAGCTATCATCCAGATTATGCTATTATGACAAACATTGATTTTGATCATCCAGATTATTTTAAAGATGTTGAAGACGTGTTTAGTGCTTTCCAAGAAATGGCACATAACGTAAAAAAAGCAATTATTGCGTGGGGTGATGATGATCACTTACGTAAGATAGAAGCAGATGTCCCAGTATATTATTATGGTTTTTCAAAAAATGATGATGTATATGCGGATAACCTACAAATTAGTGAAAATGGAACTAAATTTGATGTATACATTAAAGATGAATATTATGATACGTTCTTATCTCCACAATTTGGAGATCACAATATATTAAATGGACTTGCCGTTATTACAGTTAGCTATCTTGAAAGTTTAGATATAAATAATATAAAAGAAGCCTTAGAAACTTTTGGTGGCGTAAAAAGAAGATTTAATGAGACAAAAGTGGGAAAACAAGTATTAGTTGACGATTATGCACACCATCCTAGAGAGATTAGTGCTACAATTGAGACAGCTAGAAAGAAATATCCAAATAAAGAAGTTGTAACTGTATTCCAGCCTCATACTTTTAGTCGAACGCAAGCATTCTTGGATGATTTTGCTGAAAGTTTAAATTTAGCAGATAAAACTTTCTTATGTGAAATTTTTGGTTCAATAAGAGAAAATACTGGTAATTTAACAATTCAAGATTTACTCCAAAGAATTGATAATGCGACATTAATTGATGAAACCACTGTGAATGCGTTAGAACAATATAGTGATGCAGTTATTTTATTTATGGGCGCGGGCGATATTCAGAAGATTCAACGTGCTTATATGAAAGAAATGGGTGTTACTACCTCATTTTAA
- a CDS encoding DUF948 domain-containing protein: MEWILPIAGIIAAIAFLILVIGIVVILLSVKKNLDHVAKTLDGVEGQIQGITRESTDLLHKANRLTEDIQDKSDRLNSVVDAVKGIGESAQTLNGSVDRVTNSITHNISQNEDKISQVVQWSNVAMEVADKWQNRRNRRDSANYKASSVADDSNHSYTTRVDNK; encoded by the coding sequence ATGGAATGGATTTTACCTATAGCTGGTATTATTGCGGCGATTGCTTTTCTTATTTTAGTAATTGGTATCGTTGTAATTTTACTTTCAGTTAAGAAAAACTTAGATCACGTTGCAAAAACTCTTGATGGTGTTGAAGGACAAATTCAAGGTATTACACGTGAATCTACGGACTTACTTCATAAAGCAAATCGCTTAACTGAAGATATCCAAGACAAATCAGATCGTTTGAATTCTGTAGTTGATGCAGTGAAAGGCATCGGCGAATCAGCTCAAACGTTAAATGGTTCAGTTGATCGAGTTACAAACTCAATCACGCACAATATTTCTCAAAATGAAGATAAAATTTCTCAAGTAGTTCAATGGTCAAATGTAGCAATGGAAGTTGCTGACAAATGGCAAAACAGAAGAAATCGTAGAGATAGTGCAAATTATAAAGCGAGCAGTGTAGCAGATGATTCTAATCATAGCTATACTACACGTGTAGATAATAAATAA
- a CDS encoding bifunctional 3-deoxy-7-phosphoheptulonate synthase/chorismate mutase: MTDKLQEFRSEIVNINEEILNLLSKRGKIAQNIGEEKRKQGTAVYDPQREKEMINKLIDKNEGPFNDNVIKQLFKEIFKASTDLQKSENEKHLYVSRKLKPEDTIVQFDNGGIIGSGNKSFVFGPCSVESQEQVDAVAANLQARGEKFIRGGAFKPRTSPYDFQGLGVEGLKILKNTKDKYGLNVVSEIVNPADFEVADDYLDVFQIGARNMQNFELLKEAGRSNKPVLLKRGLSATIEEFIFAAEYIASQGNENIILCERGIRTYEKATRNTLDISAVPILKQGTHLPVMVDVTHSTGRKDIMLPTAKAGLAVGADGIMAEVHPDPSVALSDSGQQMDFDEFENFYNEIRPLADMYNNKQLK; this comes from the coding sequence ATGACAGACAAATTACAAGAATTCAGAAGCGAGATTGTTAATATTAATGAAGAAATTTTAAATCTTTTATCTAAAAGAGGAAAAATAGCACAAAACATTGGTGAGGAAAAACGTAAGCAAGGTACAGCTGTGTACGATCCTCAACGTGAAAAAGAAATGATTAACAAACTAATAGATAAAAATGAAGGTCCATTTAACGATAATGTGATCAAACAATTATTCAAGGAAATTTTTAAAGCCTCTACTGATTTACAAAAATCTGAAAATGAAAAACATTTATATGTATCAAGAAAATTAAAACCAGAAGATACAATCGTTCAATTCGATAATGGAGGTATTATTGGAAGTGGTAACAAATCATTCGTATTTGGACCATGTTCAGTTGAATCTCAAGAGCAAGTTGATGCAGTTGCAGCTAATTTACAAGCTAGAGGCGAAAAATTCATTAGAGGTGGTGCTTTCAAACCACGTACATCTCCATATGATTTCCAAGGCTTAGGTGTTGAAGGTCTTAAAATTCTTAAAAATACTAAAGATAAATACGGTCTAAATGTAGTAAGTGAAATTGTAAATCCTGCAGATTTTGAAGTAGCAGATGATTATTTAGATGTATTCCAAATTGGTGCACGTAATATGCAAAACTTTGAATTATTAAAAGAAGCAGGTCGTTCAAATAAACCAGTATTATTAAAACGTGGTTTATCTGCAACAATTGAAGAATTTATCTTTGCAGCAGAATACATTGCTTCTCAAGGTAATGAAAACATTATTCTTTGTGAACGCGGAATCCGTACTTACGAAAAAGCAACAAGAAACACATTAGATATCTCTGCAGTACCTATTTTAAAACAAGGTACTCACTTACCAGTAATGGTTGACGTTACCCATAGTACAGGACGTAAAGATATCATGTTACCAACAGCTAAAGCTGGCTTAGCAGTAGGTGCAGATGGTATTATGGCTGAAGTTCATCCTGACCCATCAGTTGCATTAAGTGATAGTGGACAACAAATGGACTTCGATGAATTCGAGAATTTCTATAATGAAATTAGACCATTAGCTGATATGTACAATAACAAACAATTAAAATAA
- the ccpA gene encoding catabolite control protein A, which translates to MTVTIYDVAREARVSMATVSRVVNGNQNVKPETRDKVNDVINKLNYRPNAVARGLASKRTTTVGVIIPDISNVYYSQLARGLEDIATMYKYHSIISNSDNDPSKEKEIFNNLLSKQVDGIIFLGGTISEEIKELINKSSVPVVVSGTNGKDEGISSVNIDFKSAAKQITNQLIENGAKTFAFVGGDYSKKAQEDVLVGLKDVLAEHKLSLDESLIFNGNETYKDGLRAFDALKSAKPDAILSISDEQAIGLVHAAQDAGINVPESLQIVSFNNTRLVEMVRPQLSSVIQPLYDIGAVGMRLLTKYMNDEEIEEPNVILPHRVEYRGTTK; encoded by the coding sequence ATGACTGTAACTATATATGATGTAGCTAGAGAAGCAAGAGTTTCTATGGCAACTGTCTCACGTGTTGTTAATGGCAATCAAAATGTTAAACCCGAAACACGTGACAAAGTAAACGATGTTATTAATAAATTGAACTACCGTCCAAACGCAGTAGCAAGAGGATTAGCTAGTAAACGAACTACAACAGTAGGCGTTATTATTCCAGATATTTCTAATGTCTATTATTCGCAACTTGCTCGAGGGTTAGAAGATATAGCAACAATGTATAAATATCATTCAATTATTTCAAATTCTGATAATGATCCAAGTAAAGAAAAAGAAATTTTTAACAATCTTTTAAGTAAACAAGTAGATGGTATTATTTTCTTAGGTGGAACAATTTCTGAAGAAATTAAAGAATTGATTAATAAATCTTCAGTACCTGTAGTAGTTTCAGGTACAAATGGTAAAGATGAAGGTATTTCATCTGTAAATATTGATTTTAAATCAGCAGCTAAACAAATCACGAACCAATTAATCGAAAACGGCGCAAAAACATTTGCTTTTGTCGGTGGCGATTATTCTAAAAAAGCACAAGAAGATGTGCTAGTAGGATTAAAAGACGTTTTAGCAGAGCATAAACTTTCATTAGATGAATCATTGATTTTTAATGGTAATGAAACATATAAAGATGGTCTACGTGCATTTGATGCATTGAAATCTGCTAAGCCAGATGCAATTCTATCAATCAGTGATGAACAAGCAATAGGTCTAGTTCATGCTGCTCAAGATGCAGGTATTAACGTTCCAGAGTCATTACAAATTGTAAGTTTTAACAATACTAGACTTGTTGAAATGGTAAGACCTCAATTATCTAGTGTAATCCAACCGTTATACGATATTGGGGCAGTGGGTATGAGACTTCTTACTAAATATATGAATGATGAAGAAATCGAAGAGCCTAATGTGATTTTACCTCATAGAGTTGAGTATAGAGGTACTACAAAATAG
- a CDS encoding acetoin utilization protein AcuC has product MSNTQQSTGFVYSNEILQYRFSNSHPFNQMRLKLTTELLTDLGYLKSHHIIKPRIANDTELSLIHSHDYIQAIRRASHGILSDNEAKKYGLDGDDTMQFRMMHKHSARIVGGALNLADHIMDDTVTNGCHLGGGLHHSLPGRANGFCIYNDVAVTIAYLIQKYDQRVLCIDTDAHHGDGTQWSFYTNDQALIYSIHETGKFLFPGSGRYTERGSEQGFGYTVNIPLEPYTEDDSFLETFKETIEPIVASFKPDIIVSVHGVDIHYLDPLTHLNCTLESLYEIPYIIKDLADKYTKGKVLMFGGGGYNIWKVVPRAWSHVFLALIGEKPQTGRLPDKWLTKWQQYAPCELPQTWTDEKTDYQIIPRQKEITETNLKYAKQVLSWF; this is encoded by the coding sequence ATGAGTAATACGCAACAATCAACGGGCTTTGTCTATTCTAATGAAATACTGCAATATCGTTTTAGTAATAGCCATCCATTTAACCAAATGAGATTAAAATTAACAACAGAATTATTAACAGATTTAGGTTATTTAAAATCACATCATATTATTAAACCACGTATAGCTAATGATACCGAATTATCATTAATTCATTCTCATGATTATATCCAAGCTATCAGACGTGCTTCACATGGTATTTTAAGTGACAATGAAGCTAAGAAGTATGGATTAGACGGTGATGATACGATGCAATTTAGAATGATGCACAAGCACAGTGCACGTATTGTGGGTGGAGCATTGAATTTGGCTGATCACATCATGGATGATACAGTCACCAATGGCTGCCATTTAGGTGGCGGTTTACACCATAGCCTACCAGGTCGTGCGAATGGATTTTGTATTTACAATGACGTTGCAGTTACTATCGCTTATCTCATACAAAAATATGACCAACGCGTGCTATGTATTGATACAGATGCACATCATGGTGATGGAACACAATGGAGTTTTTATACAAATGATCAAGCTTTAATTTATTCGATACACGAAACTGGAAAATTTCTTTTCCCTGGATCAGGACGTTACACGGAACGAGGTAGTGAACAAGGTTTCGGTTATACAGTAAATATTCCACTTGAACCTTATACAGAAGATGATTCATTTTTAGAAACCTTTAAAGAAACGATAGAACCTATAGTGGCATCATTTAAACCAGATATTATTGTGAGTGTACATGGCGTTGACATTCACTACTTAGATCCACTCACGCATTTGAATTGTACTCTAGAATCACTCTATGAAATTCCATATATCATTAAAGATTTAGCAGATAAATACACAAAAGGTAAAGTATTAATGTTTGGTGGCGGCGGCTATAATATATGGAAAGTTGTCCCACGGGCTTGGAGCCACGTTTTTTTAGCTTTAATCGGAGAAAAACCACAAACTGGCCGTTTGCCTGATAAATGGTTAACAAAATGGCAACAATACGCGCCTTGCGAACTACCACAAACTTGGACCGATGAAAAAACTGACTATCAAATAATACCTAGGCAAAAAGAAATTACAGAAACAAATTTAAAATATGCCAAACAAGTACTGAGTTGGTTTTAA